A stretch of the Deinococcus sp. Leaf326 genome encodes the following:
- a CDS encoding GNAT family N-acetyltransferase — protein MIRARQDSDLPALCAALRAVHVTDAYPSVWPADPAAFVAPPGLGAWVAELGGVPVGQVTLRGAGEPPPDWAASAGLEASEVAVLSRLFVAPAAQGQGLARALFRAAWAGARALGRRAILDVHTASVGPIRLYETEGWVRVATLDAPWQNPDGTSPRMHVYRSPA, from the coding sequence GTGATCCGGGCCCGCCAGGACAGCGACCTTCCGGCCCTGTGCGCCGCCCTGCGCGCGGTTCATGTCACTGACGCCTACCCCTCGGTGTGGCCGGCCGATCCCGCCGCCTTCGTCGCGCCGCCCGGCCTGGGGGCCTGGGTGGCCGAACTCGGCGGCGTGCCGGTGGGGCAGGTAACGCTGCGCGGGGCCGGGGAGCCGCCACCCGACTGGGCCGCCTCGGCAGGTCTGGAGGCCTCCGAGGTCGCCGTCCTGTCGCGGCTGTTCGTCGCTCCGGCGGCGCAGGGGCAGGGCCTGGCCCGCGCGCTGTTCCGCGCCGCCTGGGCCGGGGCACGGGCACTCGGCCGGCGGGCGATTCTGGATGTCCACACCGCGTCGGTAGGGCCTATACGGCTCTACGAGACCGAGGGCTGGGTGCGGGTCGCCACCCTGGACGCCCCGTGGCAGAACCCGGACGGCACCTCACCGCGGATGCATGTCTACCGCTCGCCGGCTTGA
- a CDS encoding VOC family protein — translation MTAASSLPAIRRVGAVTLLARDLLGLSAFYMNLLGLTRTQETSGEVVLEAHGTPLLRLKAAPELPAPTASRPGLYHTAFLLPTRADLGRWLAHAARAGLRIGSGDHLVSEAFYLSDPEGNGIEVYADRPAADWTWEDGQVRMDTVAVDAAAVLAEAGLAAGALENPDFPAYAGAPAGTRVGHVHLKVGSAAQAARFYGALLGMDVVADLGSAAFLSWDRYHHHLGLNEWHTAGQGRPQTPAAGLGGVELYAPDLALVRERLQGQPDVQDGGDHLRLRDPWGNVVTVFQG, via the coding sequence ATGACTGCTGCCTCTTCCCTGCCCGCGATCCGCCGTGTCGGAGCCGTGACCCTGCTGGCCCGCGACCTGCTGGGCCTGAGCGCCTTCTACATGAACCTGCTGGGTCTGACCCGGACGCAGGAGACCTCCGGAGAGGTCGTCCTGGAAGCACACGGCACACCGCTGCTGCGTCTGAAGGCGGCGCCGGAACTGCCCGCTCCCACCGCTTCCCGGCCCGGGCTGTACCACACCGCCTTTCTGCTCCCCACACGCGCTGACCTCGGGCGCTGGCTGGCGCACGCCGCGCGCGCGGGCCTGCGGATCGGCAGCGGCGACCACCTGGTGAGCGAGGCCTTCTACCTCTCGGACCCCGAGGGCAACGGCATCGAGGTGTACGCCGACCGCCCAGCGGCGGACTGGACCTGGGAGGACGGCCAGGTGCGGATGGATACCGTGGCCGTGGACGCCGCCGCCGTACTGGCCGAGGCGGGCCTGGCCGCGGGCGCCCTGGAAAACCCTGACTTTCCGGCCTACGCGGGTGCTCCAGCGGGAACGCGCGTGGGCCACGTGCACCTCAAGGTAGGCAGCGCGGCGCAGGCGGCCCGGTTCTACGGTGCCCTGCTGGGCATGGACGTGGTGGCCGACCTGGGAAGCGCGGCCTTCCTGTCCTGGGACCGGTACCACCACCACCTCGGCCTGAACGAGTGGCATACGGCGGGCCAGGGCCGCCCGCAGACCCCGGCCGCCGGGCTGGGCGGCGTCGAACTGTACGCCCCCGATCTCGCTCTGGTCCGCGAACGCCTCCAGGGCCAGCCAGACGTACAGGACGGGGGCGACCACCTGCGGCTACGCGACCCCTGGGGCAACGTGGTCACGGTGTTTCAGGGCTGA
- the dcd gene encoding dCTP deaminase: MSILPDWRIRELAKAGMIAPFEDRLIRTAENASVISYGLSSFGYDLRCADEWKVFTNAHGNTIVDPKAFDERAFIDIRAAEIIIPPNSFVLARSLEYMRIPDTVMVVALGKSTYARCGIVANVTPLEPGWEGHVTLEFSNTTPLPAKMYANEGCVQLLFFEGERPETTYGDRQGKYQGQQGVTLPRL, encoded by the coding sequence ATGAGCATTCTGCCCGACTGGCGAATCCGCGAACTGGCGAAAGCGGGCATGATCGCCCCCTTCGAAGACCGGTTGATCCGTACCGCCGAAAACGCGAGCGTCATCAGCTACGGCCTGAGCTCCTTCGGCTATGACCTGCGCTGCGCCGACGAGTGGAAGGTCTTTACCAACGCGCACGGCAACACCATCGTGGACCCCAAGGCCTTCGACGAGCGGGCCTTCATCGACATCCGGGCGGCCGAGATCATCATTCCGCCCAATTCGTTCGTGCTGGCGCGCAGCCTGGAGTACATGCGCATTCCCGACACGGTGATGGTCGTGGCGCTGGGCAAGTCGACGTATGCCCGCTGCGGCATCGTCGCCAACGTGACTCCGCTGGAACCCGGCTGGGAGGGCCACGTCACCCTGGAGTTCTCGAACACCACGCCGCTGCCCGCCAAGATGTACGCCAACGAGGGCTGCGTGCAGCTCCTGTTTTTCGAGGGCGAGCGCCCCGAGACGACCTACGGCGACCGCCAGGGCAAGTACCAGGGCCAGCAGGGCGTGACCCTGCCCCGGCTGTAG
- a CDS encoding TolC family protein, whose protein sequence is MKTRPALALLTALTLSAAQAQTALTLTLPSAVARALDSGPDVTTARANLQKAQANLRAVRADPTSIITTLTQAEQGAAAGLAALNAAKLNVAQTVITQYVAASEAAGRVSLNTAQVALDTRNLQIAQARLASRVATALDVSRVQTALNSDRQELADAQAQVPVLRAGLSRTLGLATGTELTLAPLPMPPAASGTVATLQSGLNTRLSGLVQAAQGAELAALQVRVANNDYTPARTLQDAQVALANAQRSLDDAARAAATGVRDAARAVENARQQIGVAQAQARNAQTALTQAQARLRAGTAAAVEVQQAQVQAQQANFGVQQAQNGLWRALAGLGVASGLDQTGLVR, encoded by the coding sequence ATGAAGACCCGCCCCGCCCTTGCCCTACTGACCGCCCTGACCCTGAGCGCCGCTCAGGCCCAGACCGCCCTGACCCTCACGCTGCCCTCGGCGGTGGCCCGCGCGCTGGACAGCGGCCCCGACGTAACGACCGCCCGCGCCAACCTGCAAAAGGCCCAGGCCAACCTGCGGGCGGTGCGCGCCGACCCCACCTCCATCATCACGACGCTGACCCAGGCCGAGCAGGGCGCGGCGGCGGGGCTCGCGGCACTGAACGCCGCCAAGCTGAACGTGGCCCAGACGGTGATCACGCAGTACGTTGCGGCTTCGGAAGCGGCCGGGCGCGTGAGCCTGAACACGGCGCAGGTCGCCCTGGACACCCGCAATCTCCAGATCGCACAGGCGCGCCTCGCCTCGCGGGTGGCGACCGCCCTGGACGTGAGCCGCGTGCAGACCGCCCTGAACAGCGACCGCCAGGAACTCGCCGACGCGCAGGCGCAGGTGCCGGTGCTGCGCGCGGGGCTGTCGCGCACGCTGGGGCTGGCGACCGGCACCGAGCTGACCCTGGCCCCATTGCCCATGCCCCCGGCCGCCAGTGGGACTGTTGCCACGTTGCAGAGCGGCCTGAACACCCGCCTGAGCGGGCTGGTGCAGGCAGCGCAGGGCGCCGAACTCGCGGCGCTGCAGGTGCGCGTCGCCAACAACGACTACACCCCGGCGCGCACGTTGCAGGACGCCCAGGTGGCCCTGGCGAACGCCCAGCGCAGCCTGGACGACGCTGCGCGCGCCGCCGCGACGGGCGTGCGCGACGCAGCCCGCGCGGTCGAGAACGCCCGGCAGCAGATCGGGGTAGCGCAGGCCCAGGCCCGCAACGCCCAGACCGCCCTGACCCAGGCCCAGGCCCGGCTGCGGGCCGGCACCGCCGCCGCCGTCGAGGTGCAGCAGGCGCAGGTCCAGGCACAGCAGGCCAACTTCGGCGTGCAGCAGGCGCAGAACGGCCTGTGGCGCGCACTCGCGGGCCTGGGGGTCGCCTCGGGTCTCGACCAGACCGGACTGGTGCGATGA
- a CDS encoding methyltransferase: MTFTHEPLSEIVPAVRAALRDGEAALDVPDPDLGLGLYAGETGPAGTHRPWAVWADLADLLGAHLLTPERLPGGRVRVRLRSRPPGPDPDAAGYGAGGDWARVDKLEDPVFLHTFVEALRRVDPPPGGRVLALGVNAGRELDALALALPGRVLEVVGVDLDASALAAASARHPQGTFVPLDVNELPRPELGRFDLVLALSLLQSPGVRQDVLLATLRRYHLTPGGGLILGYPNARYRAGELSYGARMRNFARPDLSLLAADVSAARRGLHGRGFKVFVTGKYEVLVTAIPAGASTPTGLEAVWDSVPATTPTGTA; encoded by the coding sequence CTGACGTTTACCCACGAACCGCTGTCCGAGATCGTGCCTGCCGTGCGTGCGGCCCTGCGGGACGGCGAGGCGGCACTTGACGTGCCCGACCCCGATCTGGGCCTGGGCCTGTATGCGGGCGAGACGGGGCCGGCCGGCACGCACCGTCCCTGGGCCGTCTGGGCCGACCTGGCTGATCTGCTGGGCGCCCACCTGCTGACCCCCGAGCGCCTGCCGGGGGGTCGGGTGCGCGTGCGGTTGCGGTCCCGGCCCCCCGGCCCCGATCCCGACGCGGCGGGTTACGGAGCGGGCGGCGACTGGGCGCGGGTGGACAAGCTCGAAGACCCGGTGTTTCTGCACACCTTCGTCGAGGCGCTGCGGCGCGTGGACCCCCCGCCCGGCGGGCGCGTGCTGGCCCTGGGCGTCAACGCGGGCCGCGAGCTCGACGCCCTGGCCCTGGCCCTGCCAGGCCGCGTGCTGGAGGTGGTCGGCGTAGACCTTGACGCGTCGGCGCTCGCGGCGGCCTCGGCCCGTCATCCGCAGGGCACTTTCGTGCCGCTCGACGTGAACGAGCTGCCCCGGCCCGAGCTGGGCCGCTTCGACCTCGTGCTGGCCCTGAGCCTGCTCCAGAGTCCGGGGGTGCGCCAGGACGTGCTGCTGGCCACGCTCCGCCGCTATCACCTCACGCCGGGCGGCGGCCTGATCTTGGGCTACCCCAACGCGCGTTACCGGGCCGGCGAGCTGAGCTACGGCGCCCGGATGCGCAACTTTGCCCGGCCCGACCTGAGCCTGCTGGCCGCCGACGTGAGTGCCGCCCGCCGGGGCCTGCATGGCCGCGGGTTCAAGGTGTTCGTGACTGGCAAGTATGAGGTGCTTGTGACGGCCATTCCCGCTGGGGCAAGCACGCCGACCGGACTGGAGGCCGTGTGGGACAGTGTGCCCGCTACGACTCCCACTGGAACGGCCTAG
- a CDS encoding TolC family protein: protein MPTRSLPFLLAGLLVVPLLPGSVAAAQTAPAQATPASVAAPVSSSSAPLTSLNAVLAGLRQSPGWRAADLSYRAAQLSLDSARTRAGLSLSAGANAALVRVPWENGAWQSSGTVTLSAGISVLPWSPALEGVRSAERALGAAATDLRSARASLTLQAAQAYAGARSAAQALALADTGAALSARVLETAQARRAQNLIPEESLLQSRGALAQAQAAQAQAARGVQSAAQSLARLLGTPVTLPGTAAEFAALPTLDGAATDEAALLARAAAARPEIVRALAGLADAQAGLAAARLDATLPDLTAAVQAGQLSDAQGNPGRLVSGSLNFKTGVLGAQVSLPLRNTDAVPSGVALSLTGTFPLLGSGRPQAAAQAVLGTQQAALALENARLGVELEVRTRFSDLQNARGALSALQLAQDQAAVALQSARARLDAGLGTALEVAQAELNLAQAAQALDRAAQDRALSALALAQATGELDPALLGSLPPALPNPSAPAPSTQTLPTDSGARP, encoded by the coding sequence ATGCCCACACGTTCCCTTCCGTTTCTGCTGGCCGGCCTGCTAGTCGTGCCCCTCCTGCCGGGGTCGGTCGCTGCGGCCCAGACGGCGCCCGCCCAGGCAACACCTGCCTCGGTCGCCGCACCCGTCTCCTCCTCGTCCGCTCCCCTCACCTCACTGAACGCCGTGCTGGCCGGGCTGCGGCAGTCACCAGGCTGGCGGGCCGCCGACCTGAGCTACCGCGCCGCGCAGCTCTCGCTGGACAGTGCCCGCACCCGCGCCGGCCTGAGCCTGAGTGCGGGCGCCAACGCCGCGCTCGTGCGCGTCCCCTGGGAGAACGGCGCGTGGCAGAGCAGCGGCACCGTGACCCTGAGTGCCGGGATCAGCGTGCTGCCCTGGTCGCCCGCGCTGGAAGGAGTCCGCAGCGCCGAACGCGCGCTGGGCGCCGCTGCCACCGACCTGCGCTCGGCGCGGGCCAGCCTGACGCTGCAGGCGGCCCAGGCCTACGCCGGAGCGCGCAGCGCGGCCCAGGCCCTGGCGCTGGCCGACACGGGCGCGGCCCTGAGCGCCCGGGTGCTGGAAACGGCGCAGGCACGGCGCGCCCAGAACCTGATTCCCGAAGAAAGCCTGCTCCAGAGCCGGGGCGCGCTGGCGCAGGCCCAGGCTGCCCAGGCCCAGGCCGCGCGCGGCGTGCAGAGTGCGGCGCAGAGCCTGGCGCGGCTGCTGGGCACGCCGGTCACGCTGCCGGGAACGGCTGCCGAGTTCGCGGCGCTGCCTACGCTGGACGGCGCCGCTACCGACGAGGCCGCCCTGCTGGCCCGCGCCGCCGCGGCCCGCCCCGAGATCGTCCGCGCGCTGGCCGGCCTGGCCGACGCCCAGGCCGGGCTGGCCGCCGCGCGGCTCGACGCCACGCTGCCGGACCTGACGGCGGCTGTGCAGGCCGGGCAGCTCAGCGACGCCCAGGGCAATCCGGGGCGGCTCGTGTCGGGCAGCCTGAACTTCAAGACTGGCGTGCTGGGCGCGCAGGTCAGCCTGCCGCTGCGCAACACGGACGCGGTCCCCAGTGGCGTGGCCCTGAGCCTCACCGGGACCTTCCCACTGCTGGGCAGTGGCCGTCCACAGGCCGCCGCACAGGCGGTGCTCGGTACGCAACAGGCCGCCCTCGCGCTGGAGAACGCCCGCCTGGGCGTCGAGCTGGAGGTCCGGACCCGCTTCTCGGACCTTCAGAACGCGCGCGGCGCCCTGAGCGCCCTGCAACTCGCGCAGGACCAGGCCGCCGTCGCGCTGCAGAGTGCGCGCGCCCGTCTGGACGCCGGCCTCGGCACCGCGCTGGAAGTCGCGCAGGCCGAACTGAATCTCGCCCAGGCCGCGCAGGCGCTGGACCGCGCCGCGCAGGACCGCGCCCTGAGTGCGCTGGCCCTGGCCCAGGCGACCGGCGAACTCGACCCGGCGCTGCTGGGCAGCCTGCCGCCCGCACTGCCCAACCCTTCCGCTCCAGCCCCTTCAACCCAGACCCTTCCCACCGATTCAGGAGCACGCCCATGA
- a CDS encoding efflux RND transporter periplasmic adaptor subunit, giving the protein MSPRPRTGTPALTLAALTLGALLAACSPSGKAARNDLDAAPPKTTRLAVSTVTARSGTLSANRSVAANIRAVRDSQVAAQAGGAVRARLVDEGERVAAGQVVVQLDDTTQRQALENARLQVQQAQISLQQTQQNVAGSGGALEAAVTSAQASLAQATQSAQSSENLYSLGGISLADLQAARAALAQAQGALAQARQNLAQNGRSAQASVPLQRAQLDTAQAGVRQADQNLARTQVRAPFAGVVADIGVEEGEFAAQGSTVFRLVDPASIQARFNVPPADAAALTDGTRLNLGYGGVNYVAVVRGNPAVAGTDRLVPVTANVQGGERLPVGASAQVRYRAALGRGVLVPGTAVQSDGGENSVYVAENGVARRQPVTVVAEAGAQAAVTGLEAGARVISPVPASLQDGDAVEAGRSAAAVPAAPASGEGSQP; this is encoded by the coding sequence ATGAGCCCCCGACCCCGTACTGGAACGCCGGCCCTGACGTTGGCCGCCCTGACCCTGGGCGCGCTGCTCGCGGCCTGCTCGCCCTCCGGCAAGGCGGCGCGCAACGACCTCGACGCCGCGCCGCCCAAGACCACCCGGCTGGCCGTGAGCACCGTGACGGCCCGCAGCGGCACCCTGAGCGCCAACCGCAGCGTGGCGGCCAACATCCGCGCGGTGCGTGACAGTCAGGTGGCGGCGCAGGCCGGCGGGGCCGTGCGTGCCCGGCTGGTGGACGAGGGCGAGCGGGTCGCGGCCGGGCAGGTCGTGGTGCAGCTCGACGACACCACGCAGCGTCAGGCGCTGGAAAATGCCCGCCTCCAGGTGCAGCAGGCGCAGATCAGCCTTCAGCAGACGCAGCAGAACGTGGCCGGGTCGGGCGGAGCGCTGGAGGCGGCCGTGACCTCGGCACAGGCCAGCCTCGCGCAGGCCACCCAGAGCGCGCAGAGCAGCGAGAACCTCTACAGCCTCGGGGGCATCAGCCTCGCGGACCTGCAAGCGGCGCGCGCCGCGCTGGCGCAGGCGCAGGGCGCCCTGGCCCAGGCCCGGCAGAACCTCGCCCAGAACGGCCGCAGCGCGCAGGCCAGCGTGCCGCTGCAACGCGCGCAGCTCGACACCGCGCAGGCGGGCGTGCGCCAAGCCGATCAGAACCTCGCGCGCACGCAGGTCCGCGCGCCCTTTGCCGGAGTCGTGGCGGACATCGGCGTCGAGGAAGGCGAGTTCGCCGCGCAGGGCAGCACCGTGTTCCGGCTGGTGGACCCGGCGAGCATTCAGGCGCGCTTCAACGTGCCGCCCGCCGACGCGGCGGCCCTCACCGACGGCACCCGGCTCAACCTCGGCTACGGCGGCGTGAACTATGTGGCCGTGGTGCGCGGCAACCCGGCAGTGGCGGGCACCGACCGCCTGGTGCCGGTCACCGCCAACGTGCAGGGCGGCGAGCGGCTGCCGGTGGGCGCCTCGGCGCAGGTGCGTTACCGCGCGGCGCTCGGACGCGGCGTGCTCGTGCCGGGCACGGCGGTGCAAAGCGACGGCGGCGAGAACAGCGTGTATGTCGCCGAAAACGGCGTGGCGCGGCGGCAGCCCGTGACGGTCGTGGCCGAGGCCGGGGCCCAGGCCGCCGTGACTGGTCTGGAGGCCGGCGCGCGGGTCATCAGCCCGGTGCCGGCCAGCCTGCAGGACGGCGACGCAGTCGAAGCGGGCCGCTCCGCGGCGGCAGTGCCGGCGGCTCCGGCCTCCGGTGAGGGCAGCCAGCCATGA
- a CDS encoding TetR/AcrR family transcriptional regulator: MARPRTISDEQVVDAAREVFLEQGFSATTAEIARRAGVSEGTLFKRFASKEDLFEAALGLHQRSTWQDELQARTGQGEVRRTLEDVAMSIISEMERVVPLLTTVFARGHDPSHNTLLQRLEHPLRHDLDALAAYLRAEIALGRVRPLDADLTALTLMGSLTMHGYDAYLLTPDTRRLSIDQGRYVRGLLDLLWPGMAP; the protein is encoded by the coding sequence ATGGCCCGACCACGAACGATTTCCGACGAACAGGTGGTGGACGCGGCCAGGGAAGTGTTTCTGGAACAGGGATTTTCGGCGACCACTGCCGAGATCGCGCGCCGGGCGGGGGTGTCGGAAGGTACCCTCTTCAAGCGCTTTGCGAGCAAGGAGGACCTGTTCGAGGCCGCGCTGGGCCTGCACCAGCGGTCCACCTGGCAAGACGAGTTGCAGGCCCGCACCGGCCAGGGCGAGGTGCGGCGCACCCTCGAAGACGTGGCGATGTCCATCATCTCCGAGATGGAGCGGGTCGTGCCGCTGCTCACCACCGTCTTCGCGCGCGGTCACGACCCCAGCCACAACACCCTGCTCCAGCGCCTCGAACATCCGCTGCGCCACGACCTCGACGCCCTCGCCGCCTACCTGCGCGCCGAGATCGCCCTGGGCCGGGTGCGGCCGCTCGACGCCGACCTCACCGCCCTCACGCTGATGGGCAGCCTGACCATGCACGGTTACGACGCCTACCTCCTCACACCCGACACGCGCCGGTTGTCCATCGACCAGGGGCGGTACGTGCGCGGCCTGCTCGACCTGCTGTGGCCGGGCATGGCCCCCTAG
- a CDS encoding RluA family pseudouridine synthase, with protein MALNAGYSYHSQVQRGGVSLLAYLTGTFRHSAAEVWAQRLAAGEIEVGGVRATGDEALRPGQEVVWHRPPWQEPDAPLEFGVLFADASLLAVTKPSGLPTLPGGGFYEHTLLHQVRRHFPGASPLHRLGRGTSGLVLFARGETAGAALSAAWREREVTKTYLALVAGLPSWDTLEITAPIGPVAHPRLGEVYAASPAGKASHSAARVLERRPQALGVGETLLAVDIHTGRPHQIRIHVAWAGFPLQGDPLYAPGGGPLPELPGLPGDGGYLLHAWRLGFRHPGTGQCLTLEAPPPPELQM; from the coding sequence ATGGCCCTCAACGCCGGCTATTCCTACCACTCGCAGGTTCAGCGCGGCGGCGTGAGCCTGCTGGCGTATCTCACGGGCACATTCCGGCATTCGGCCGCCGAGGTATGGGCCCAGAGGCTCGCGGCGGGCGAGATCGAGGTCGGCGGCGTGCGGGCCACGGGCGATGAAGCGCTGCGCCCCGGTCAGGAGGTCGTGTGGCACCGCCCGCCCTGGCAGGAGCCGGACGCGCCGCTGGAGTTCGGGGTGCTGTTCGCGGACGCCTCACTGCTCGCCGTGACCAAGCCCTCCGGGCTGCCCACGCTGCCGGGCGGCGGCTTTTACGAGCACACGCTGCTGCACCAGGTCCGGCGGCACTTTCCCGGCGCCTCGCCGCTGCACCGGCTGGGGCGCGGCACGTCGGGGCTGGTGCTGTTCGCGCGGGGAGAAACGGCGGGCGCGGCCCTCTCGGCGGCGTGGCGGGAGCGCGAGGTCACGAAGACCTACCTCGCCCTGGTCGCCGGATTGCCCAGCTGGGACACGCTGGAGATCACCGCGCCCATCGGCCCGGTGGCGCACCCCCGGCTGGGCGAGGTATACGCGGCCAGCCCGGCCGGCAAGGCCTCGCACTCCGCCGCGCGGGTGCTGGAGCGCCGGCCACAGGCCCTGGGCGTGGGCGAGACGCTGCTGGCCGTGGACATCCACACCGGGCGGCCCCACCAGATCCGCATTCACGTGGCCTGGGCGGGCTTTCCGCTGCAGGGCGACCCGCTGTACGCCCCCGGCGGCGGGCCCCTGCCCGAGCTGCCGGGGCTGCCCGGTGACGGCGGCTACCTGCTGCACGCCTGGCGCCTGGGCTTCCGGCACCCCGGCACCGGCCAGTGCCTCACGCTGGAGGCGCCGCCGCCCCCCGAACTCCAGATGTGA
- a CDS encoding FAD-dependent oxidoreductase: MTFFASSPRSQPQPGHLYDVAVVGAGLAGTELAWRLARAGRDVLLVSQALDHLGNLYAPTIQGAGFPDGSLFAEVAAAVAPDTDGWTFHRQLKARVEATAGIHLLQSTVTELDEEDEQVVLSTWEGPPLRARVAVLAVGAFLKGRLLIGDTMEEAGRLSEVAYDFLADDLTRSGVWLVGAEAHAAAGEGAPPYDVRFLTPAPSELDGFRVNRLARVRMLGRCTPGEHTYASVLGDAARLAAELLSEVPGGEAA, encoded by the coding sequence GTGACCTTCTTCGCCTCCTCTCCCCGCAGCCAGCCGCAGCCGGGGCACCTGTACGACGTGGCGGTGGTCGGCGCGGGCCTCGCGGGCACCGAGCTGGCGTGGCGGCTGGCCCGTGCGGGCCGCGACGTGCTGCTCGTGTCGCAGGCCCTCGACCACCTGGGCAACCTGTACGCGCCGACCATCCAGGGCGCGGGGTTCCCGGACGGCAGTCTCTTCGCCGAGGTGGCCGCTGCGGTGGCCCCCGACACCGACGGCTGGACCTTTCACCGGCAGCTCAAGGCGCGCGTCGAGGCCACCGCCGGCATCCACCTGCTTCAGAGCACCGTGACCGAACTCGACGAGGAAGACGAGCAGGTCGTCCTCTCGACCTGGGAAGGGCCGCCGCTGCGGGCGCGCGTGGCCGTGCTGGCGGTGGGGGCCTTTCTCAAGGGCCGCCTGTTGATCGGGGACACGATGGAGGAGGCCGGGCGGCTTTCCGAGGTCGCCTACGACTTTCTGGCCGATGACCTCACGCGCAGCGGCGTGTGGCTCGTCGGCGCCGAGGCCCACGCGGCGGCGGGCGAGGGCGCGCCGCCTTACGACGTGCGTTTCCTGACGCCCGCGCCTTCCGAGCTGGACGGCTTCCGGGTCAACCGCCTCGCGCGGGTGCGGATGCTCGGGCGCTGCACCCCCGGCGAGCACACCTACGCCTCGGTGCTGGGCGACGCCGCACGTCTCGCGGCCGAACTGCTGTCCGAGGTTCCGGGAGGGGAGGCCGCATGA
- a CDS encoding tRNA (guanosine(46)-N(7))-methyltransferase TrmB has protein sequence MIYQLGDFHFPDDPARLYPHTPERPWVLEVGFGDGHFWPHYARTFAEAPNYLGVEISGVSLLKANRRLRDAGLENAIVTKLPADVLVREVVPPRSLTEIVVNFPDPWPKPGHTEHRLLRAPFFRLAASRLRDGGAVLLTTDHDEYFEFACAEAEASGVMRAEHVAPPAAALETKYARKWRDLGLSAHHVRFVATAHPSVPGGTFTPYPENETDVPHAILKLPAAFAPTDFDKRTAHAPVRGLDSTPGWTVVLLDLYASLRRDGWVVQAHVVEAELTQEVLIGVTGREDGTHLVRLARFGGPIITPGVKAAVGVVTAWLEDGGAQVTHRGY, from the coding sequence ATGATCTATCAGCTCGGCGACTTCCACTTTCCCGACGATCCCGCGCGCCTCTACCCGCACACCCCGGAGCGCCCCTGGGTGCTGGAGGTCGGTTTCGGGGACGGGCACTTCTGGCCGCACTATGCCCGCACCTTTGCCGAGGCGCCCAACTACCTGGGGGTCGAGATCTCGGGCGTGTCGCTCCTCAAGGCCAACCGCCGCCTGAGAGACGCGGGCCTGGAGAACGCCATCGTGACCAAGCTGCCGGCCGACGTGCTGGTGCGCGAGGTGGTGCCGCCGCGCAGCCTCACGGAAATCGTCGTGAATTTTCCCGATCCCTGGCCCAAGCCGGGGCATACCGAGCACCGGCTGCTGCGCGCGCCCTTTTTCCGGCTGGCGGCGAGCCGGCTGCGGGACGGCGGCGCGGTGCTCCTGACCACCGATCACGACGAATACTTCGAGTTCGCCTGCGCCGAGGCCGAGGCCAGCGGCGTCATGCGCGCAGAGCATGTGGCTCCGCCCGCCGCCGCCCTGGAGACCAAGTACGCCCGCAAGTGGCGCGACCTGGGGCTCTCGGCGCACCATGTCCGCTTCGTGGCGACCGCGCACCCCAGCGTGCCGGGCGGCACCTTCACCCCCTACCCGGAGAACGAGACCGACGTGCCCCACGCCATCCTGAAGCTGCCCGCCGCTTTTGCGCCCACCGATTTCGACAAGCGGACCGCCCACGCGCCCGTGCGCGGCCTCGACAGCACTCCGGGCTGGACGGTCGTGTTGCTCGACCTGTACGCCAGCCTGCGCCGCGACGGCTGGGTGGTGCAGGCCCACGTCGTCGAGGCGGAGCTGACCCAGGAGGTCCTGATCGGCGTGACCGGCCGCGAGGACGGCACCCACCTCGTGCGCCTCGCCCGCTTCGGCGGCCCGATCATCACGCCCGGCGTCAAGGCAGCCGTGGGCGTGGTGACGGCCTGGCTGGAAGACGGGGGCGCGCAGGTGACCCACCGGGGCTACTGA